The following proteins are co-located in the Papaver somniferum cultivar HN1 unplaced genomic scaffold, ASM357369v1 unplaced-scaffold_128, whole genome shotgun sequence genome:
- the LOC113331727 gene encoding bifunctional aspartate aminotransferase and glutamate/aspartate-prephenate aminotransferase-like isoform X2, with protein sequence MKLELDSNPGSQNYVVLFRVQYNSMANSLQGSISSSCNIPIRSNRIGILDSEIPKSSVSFSSQLPNFSLKYLEKGRKGQSLRTSATVRAEMQVDISLSPRVNSVKPSKTVAITDQATALVQAGVPVITEAGIKAIREGHTRYSPNAGTMELRTAICHKLQEENGLTYTPDQIVVSNGAKQCIAQALAAVCSPGDEVIIPAPFWVSYPEMARLADAEPVIVPTLISDDFLVNPELLKAKITEKSRVLILCSPSNPTGSVYPRKLLEEIAEIVAKHPRLLVISDEIYEHIIYAPATHTSFASLPGMWERTLTVNGFSKAFAMTGWRLGYIAGPKHFIAACNKIQSQITSGASSISQKGGVAALGMGYAGGETVANMVKAFRERRDFLVKNFRELPGAKISVPEGAFYLFFDCSSYYGSEAEGFGIIKDSESLCRYLLDKGMVALVPGDAFGDDKCIRMSYAASLSTLQAAMENIKEAILALRPAGAV encoded by the exons ATGAAGTTAGAGCTAGACTCAAACCCGGGCAGTCAAAACTACGTCGTACTCTTCCGAGTTCAATACAACTCGATGGCAAACTCGCTCCAAGGTTCCATCTCTTCCTCCTGCAACATTCCCATCCGATCTAACCGAATCGGTATCTTAGATTCCGAAATCCCCAAATCCAGCGTTTCTTTCTCTTCCCAACTCCCTAATTTCTCTCTCAA ATATTTGGAGAAAGGGAGAAAGGGTCAGTCGCTTAGAACAAGTGCTACTGTAAGAGCAGAAATGCAGGTTGATATCTCACTTAGTCCGAGGGTCAATTCTGTGAAGCCTTCAAAAACAGTGGCTATAACTGATCAAGCTACTGCTCTTGTTCAAGCCGGTGTTC CTGTTATTACCGAG GCTGGGATAAAAGCCATTAGGGAAGGTCACACAAGGTATTCTCCAAATGCAGGGACTATGGAACTTCGGACAGCGATTTGTCATAAGCTTCAGG AGGAGAATGGACTCACATACACTCCTGATCAGATCGTCGTTAGTAATGGGGCCAAGCAGTGTATTGCGCAAGCTTTGGCTGCAGTTTGTTCGCCAGGCGATGAG GTTATAATCCCAGCTCCATTTTGGGTCAGCTACCCTGAAATGGCAAGATTAGCTGATGCAGAACCTGTGATTGTTCCTACTCTCATTTCTGATGATTTCTTAGTAAACCCAGAGCTGTTGAAAGCTAAAATTACCGAGAAATCAAGGGTACTTATTCTATGTTCCCCGTCCAACCCAACTGGATCGGTTTATCCAAGGAAGTTGCTGGAGGAAATTGCTGAAATTGTTGCAAAACATCCCAGGCTTCTG gtAATATCAGATGAGATTTATGAGCACATTATCTATGCACCAGCTACTCATACAAGTTTTGCCTCCTTACCAGGCATGTGGGAGAGAACTCTAACAGTTAACGGGTTTTCTAAG GCCTTTGCAATGACTGGTTGGAGGCTTGGATATATTGCTGGTCCGAAACACTTCATTGCAGCATGTAATAAGATCCAGAGTCAG ATTACATCAGGAGCTAGCAGCATTTCCCAGAAAGGAGGAGTCGCTGCTTTAGGAATGGGTTATGCTGGTGGTGAGACAGTCGCAAATATGGTGAAAGCTTTCCGTGAGCGTAGAGATTTTTTGGTTAAAAACTTTAGAGAACTTCCAGGTGCCAAGATATCAGTGCCCGAG GGAGCATTTTATCTGTTCTTCGATTGCAGCTCCTATTATGGATCAGAAGCTGAAGGGTTTGGTATCATCAAGGACTCAGAATCACTCTGCCGGTACCTTCTGGATAAAGGAATG GTGGCACTTGTCCCAGGAGATGCATTTGGTGATGACAAGTGCATTCGAATGTCTTATGCAGCATCCCTATCAACCTTGCAAGCAGCAATGGAGAATATTAAGGAAGCCATACTTGCACTTAGGCCTGCAGGCGCTGTTTAA
- the LOC113331728 gene encoding trafficking protein particle complex subunit 12-like yields MELENQEHEEENRTLNPDLGNQSISDPLSNQLGSVNDLCFEISSLQDLAFRGSWRSILDKISRSRKLSLLQKPHEHLIYLCYNVLALTKLRKFIEASEELDTLEDFESSQYKYETYPQVYPNRFGSMVPFTLRWIHAELPMRLGNRGETLDRLYLLLDFVREKLRIKELEKFDVSVENWRKREGFVITSISNHHLSNKEFGVCLKLVKDLVNKNESDPLSLSKLGYIQLQFGDLEGSKNSFNLIENLLKDGNYSLDEVKMKNLVNRNKALIYLVGKDYISAVREYDECIERDATDVVAVNNKALCLMYLRDLTDSIKVLESALESIPTFALNETVVVNLCSMYELAYVGHSDVKKTLNNWIAKVAPDDFDSSCTRV; encoded by the coding sequence atggaactcgaaaatcaagaacacgaagaagaaAATAGAACCCTAAATCCCGATCTAGGAAACCAATCAATTTCAGATCCATTATCAAATCAACTCGGCTCAGTAAACGATCTCTGTTTCGAAATCTCATCATTACAAGACCTAGCATTTCGaggttcatggagatcaattctaGACAAGATTTCGAGATCTCGAAAACTATCACTTCTTCAAAAACCACACGAACATTTAATATATCTGTGTTACAATGTTTTAGCCTTAACAAAACTTCGTAAATTCATTGAAGCTTCTGAAGAATTAGATACACTTGAAGATTTTGAAAGTAGTCAATACAAGTATGAAACGTATCCACAGGTTTATCCAAATCGGTTTGGTTCAATGGTTCCTTTTACTCTTCGCTGGATTCATGCTGAGCTTCCGATGAGGTTAGGTAATCGCGGTGAAACTTTAGATAGATTATATTTATTGCTTGATTTTGTTAGGGAGAAATTGAGAATCAAAGAATTGGAGAAATTTGATGTTAGTGTTGAGAATTGGAGGAAAAGAGAAGGATTCGTTATTACTTCTATATCTAATCATCATTTGAGTAATAAAGAATTTGGTGTTTGTTTGAAATTAGTGAAAGATTTAGTTAATAAGAATGAATCGGATCCGTTGTCTTTATCGAAATTAGGTTATATTCAGTTGCAATTTGGTGATCTTGAGGGATCGAAGAATTCGTTTAATCTCATTGAGAATTTGTTGAAGGATGGAAATTATTCTTTAGATGAAGTAAAGATGAAGAATTTAGTAAATCGTAATAAAGCTTTGATTTATTTGGTTGGAAAGGATTATATATCAGCTGTGAGGGAGTATGATGAGTGTATTGAGAGAGACGCGACAGATGTTGTGGCTGTTAATAATAAAGCTTTGTGTTTGATGTATTTGAGGGATCTTACAGATTCGATTAAGGTTTTGGAGAGTGCATTGGAGAGTATTCCGACATTTGCACTGAACGAGACTGTTGTTGTGAATTTATGCAGTATGTATGAGTTGGCATATGTGGGTCACTCTGATGTGAAGAAGACTCTCAACAATTGGATTGCCAAAGTTGCTCCTGATGATTTTGATTCGTCTTGTACTCGTGTTTAA
- the LOC113331727 gene encoding bifunctional aspartate aminotransferase and glutamate/aspartate-prephenate aminotransferase-like isoform X1: MKLELDSNPGSQNYVVLFRVQYNSMANSLQGSISSSCNIPIRSNRIGILDSEIPKSSVSFSSQLPNFSLKYLEKGRKGQSLRTSATVRAEMQVDISLSPRVNSVKPSKTVAITDQATALVQAGVPVIRLAAGEPDFDTPAVITEAGIKAIREGHTRYSPNAGTMELRTAICHKLQEENGLTYTPDQIVVSNGAKQCIAQALAAVCSPGDEVIIPAPFWVSYPEMARLADAEPVIVPTLISDDFLVNPELLKAKITEKSRVLILCSPSNPTGSVYPRKLLEEIAEIVAKHPRLLVISDEIYEHIIYAPATHTSFASLPGMWERTLTVNGFSKAFAMTGWRLGYIAGPKHFIAACNKIQSQITSGASSISQKGGVAALGMGYAGGETVANMVKAFRERRDFLVKNFRELPGAKISVPEGAFYLFFDCSSYYGSEAEGFGIIKDSESLCRYLLDKGMVALVPGDAFGDDKCIRMSYAASLSTLQAAMENIKEAILALRPAGAV; encoded by the exons ATGAAGTTAGAGCTAGACTCAAACCCGGGCAGTCAAAACTACGTCGTACTCTTCCGAGTTCAATACAACTCGATGGCAAACTCGCTCCAAGGTTCCATCTCTTCCTCCTGCAACATTCCCATCCGATCTAACCGAATCGGTATCTTAGATTCCGAAATCCCCAAATCCAGCGTTTCTTTCTCTTCCCAACTCCCTAATTTCTCTCTCAA ATATTTGGAGAAAGGGAGAAAGGGTCAGTCGCTTAGAACAAGTGCTACTGTAAGAGCAGAAATGCAGGTTGATATCTCACTTAGTCCGAGGGTCAATTCTGTGAAGCCTTCAAAAACAGTGGCTATAACTGATCAAGCTACTGCTCTTGTTCAAGCCGGTGTTCCTGTTATAAGATTAGCAGCTGGTGAACCTGATTTTGATACCCCAGCTGTTATTACCGAG GCTGGGATAAAAGCCATTAGGGAAGGTCACACAAGGTATTCTCCAAATGCAGGGACTATGGAACTTCGGACAGCGATTTGTCATAAGCTTCAGG AGGAGAATGGACTCACATACACTCCTGATCAGATCGTCGTTAGTAATGGGGCCAAGCAGTGTATTGCGCAAGCTTTGGCTGCAGTTTGTTCGCCAGGCGATGAG GTTATAATCCCAGCTCCATTTTGGGTCAGCTACCCTGAAATGGCAAGATTAGCTGATGCAGAACCTGTGATTGTTCCTACTCTCATTTCTGATGATTTCTTAGTAAACCCAGAGCTGTTGAAAGCTAAAATTACCGAGAAATCAAGGGTACTTATTCTATGTTCCCCGTCCAACCCAACTGGATCGGTTTATCCAAGGAAGTTGCTGGAGGAAATTGCTGAAATTGTTGCAAAACATCCCAGGCTTCTG gtAATATCAGATGAGATTTATGAGCACATTATCTATGCACCAGCTACTCATACAAGTTTTGCCTCCTTACCAGGCATGTGGGAGAGAACTCTAACAGTTAACGGGTTTTCTAAG GCCTTTGCAATGACTGGTTGGAGGCTTGGATATATTGCTGGTCCGAAACACTTCATTGCAGCATGTAATAAGATCCAGAGTCAG ATTACATCAGGAGCTAGCAGCATTTCCCAGAAAGGAGGAGTCGCTGCTTTAGGAATGGGTTATGCTGGTGGTGAGACAGTCGCAAATATGGTGAAAGCTTTCCGTGAGCGTAGAGATTTTTTGGTTAAAAACTTTAGAGAACTTCCAGGTGCCAAGATATCAGTGCCCGAG GGAGCATTTTATCTGTTCTTCGATTGCAGCTCCTATTATGGATCAGAAGCTGAAGGGTTTGGTATCATCAAGGACTCAGAATCACTCTGCCGGTACCTTCTGGATAAAGGAATG GTGGCACTTGTCCCAGGAGATGCATTTGGTGATGACAAGTGCATTCGAATGTCTTATGCAGCATCCCTATCAACCTTGCAAGCAGCAATGGAGAATATTAAGGAAGCCATACTTGCACTTAGGCCTGCAGGCGCTGTTTAA